GTATCATGAAGGAAACCGGTGCACATGCTGTAAAACTGGAAGGCGGCGAAGAGGTAGTGGAATCGGTTCGGAAAATTGTATCGGCTGGTATCCCGGTGATGGGGCACCTGGGACTTACCCCTCAATCCATCTACAAATTCGGCACTTATGCCGTGCGGGCAAAAGAAGACGCCGAAGCCAATAAGTTACGAAAAGATGTACAACTGCTGCAAGAGGCCGGTTGTTTTTCCATTGTGCTGGAAAAAATACCTGCGCTCCTCGCAAAAGAAGTAACCGAAAGCCTCTATATCCCTACCATCGGCATCGGAGCCGGCAAATATTGCGATGGCCAGGTACTGGTAATGCACGATATGCTGGGGATCAATACGGAATTCAAACCTAAATTTTTAAGACAATATCTCAATATCTTTGAACAGGCTACCTCCGCGGTTCAGCATTATATTTCGGACGTGCGTGCCGGCAATTTCCCGAATGAGCAGGAGCAGTATTAATAGTTATTTTTATAATATATCTACAGAAGAAAGACAGGTGCGCATAAGCCGGGAGCTAAGAAGCAGCCTGTACATTATCCGGGAAGGATAAAAAATATTTCCTATCTTTAATACCCTTTGTAACTAAAACACCGGGACATTACATGATAAAGGAAAAAAAATTTCAATTCTCTTATACCCTGGTTGAAGACAGCGATGCATTGAACGAGGAGGACGCCGCATTATTGCAACTGGCGCGCAAAACAACCAAAAAAGCTTACGCACCCTATTCCCGGTTCAATGTGGCCTGCGCTGCCAAACTGGCCAACGGCAAAACGGTGGTGGGCTCCAATCAGGAGAATGCATCTTATCCTGTGGGTATTTGTGCGGAAAGGGCACTGTTGGCAACTGTAGGTA
The sequence above is a segment of the Niabella agricola genome. Coding sequences within it:
- the panB gene encoding 3-methyl-2-oxobutanoate hydroxymethyltransferase, translating into MSINKEVKRVTTHTLAKMKEAGEKISMLTAYDFSFSRIIDGAGIDVILVGDSASNVMAGHETTLPITLDQMIYHAQSVIRGAKRCLVVVDLPFGAYQSNSEIALASAIRIMKETGAHAVKLEGGEEVVESVRKIVSAGIPVMGHLGLTPQSIYKFGTYAVRAKEDAEANKLRKDVQLLQEAGCFSIVLEKIPALLAKEVTESLYIPTIGIGAGKYCDGQVLVMHDMLGINTEFKPKFLRQYLNIFEQATSAVQHYISDVRAGNFPNEQEQY
- a CDS encoding cytidine deaminase; protein product: MIKEKKFQFSYTLVEDSDALNEEDAALLQLARKTTKKAYAPYSRFNVACAAKLANGKTVVGSNQENASYPVGICAERALLATVGTQYTDEPIVTLAVTYHSENGSNDRPISPCGMCRQALSEYEKRTGSPIRLLLAGMEGPVYIINTIKDLLPLAFSNEDLGNG